A stretch of Rhododendron vialii isolate Sample 1 chromosome 4a, ASM3025357v1 DNA encodes these proteins:
- the LOC131324212 gene encoding pentatricopeptide repeat-containing protein At1g63330-like has translation MTQSGALSAISPMESANYRKGNHLSLPPHPSSCSLPTGTVNLFRCCSNTRNPSCSPPSATFTSQQKHQPRIKLDGLQQAEQFLNQLSQMRPLPPVRVINKALSMIAKAGRYTEALSHFDNLQFLGIRVDIYCLNIAINCFCRVNQVGFGFSLLGGIFKRGDKPDVTTFTTLMNGFILEDKTNDAFELFEKLMRKREIEPNVYMYQTIVYGLCKGANAGTGISMVDDAMNLLCGMKEKGIHPNGGIYINIIRCLCDSCRWEEATSLLIEMSKREIEPIVVPYGMIVNGLCKTGNTSMAIRLLRTLEEGGFKSDVKGYSMIIDRLCKDGMVDDSMNFLLEMNGKGIHPNVVTYTSLIHGLYNCGKWEEAREMLREMFDSGVSPNVCTFTVLVDALTDKGMAREAEEVLEFMIERGVDPDVVIYSAVMQGYGVQGRMDEAKRVFDTMVNRGLQPNIISYNILIYGYCENMNLDEAINFFREIPQRGLKPDLVTFTSMFKGLFRVGEYAVAQELLNEMELAGLTPSDKTYGMLLDGLCKTGHIDEALLLFHMIENRGCLNVVMYNILIDALCKNKKLDNARDLFIKLSSQGLQPDFITYDIMIRGLRQEGFFDEAKELSVKMEQNGFLPDIGDYKSII, from the coding sequence ATGACTCAAAGTGGTGCACTTTCAGCAATCAGTCCCATGGAATCTGCTAATTACCGAAAAGGTAATCATCTCTCTCTACCACCACACCCTTCATCGTGCTCCCTTCCCACTGGGACTGTAAATCTGTTTCGTTGTTGCTCTAACACTAGAAACCCTAGTTGTTCTCCTCCTTCTGCTACTTTCACCAGTCAACAAAAACACCAACCGAGAATAAAGCTAGATGGACTCCAACAAGCTGAACAGTTTCTGAACCAGTTGTCCCAAATGCGACCTTTGCCACCGGTACGTGTAATAAATAAAGCGTTATCGATGATTGCGAAAGCGGGACGTTACACCGAGGCTCTTTCTCATTTTGACAATTTGCAGTTTCTGGGCATTCGGGTTGATATTTATTGCCTCAACATTGCAATTAACTGTTTCTGTCGCGTGAATCAAGTTGGTTTTGGGTTCTCTCTTTTAGGCGGCATCTTTAAACGCGGTGATAAACCTGATGTAACTACCTTCACCACCCTGATGAACGGATTTATTTTAGAAGATAAAACTAATGACGCGTTCGAGTTATTCGAGAAGTtaatgagaaagagagaaattgaaCCAAATGTGTATATGTATCAAACAATTGTTTATGGGCTTTGCAAAGGTGCAAATGCTGGAACGGGTATCAGCATGGTGGATGATGCTATGAACCTTTTATGCGggatgaaagaaaaaggaattcaCCCAAATGGTGGTATTTATATCAATATAATTCGTTGTCTATGTGACTCGTGCCGGTGGGAGGAGGCTACGTCACTTTTAATAGAAATGAGTAAGAGAGAAATTGAACCGATTGTCGTTCCATATGGAATGATTGTCAATGGCCTTTGCAAAACGGGGAACACGAGCATGGCTATTCGGTTGCTTAGGACATTGGAAGAGGGAGGGTTTAAATCTGACGTCAAAGGGTATAGCATGATCATTGACCGTCTTTGCAAGGATGGGATGGTAGATGACTCCATGAACTTCTTATTAGAAATGAATGGGAAAGGTATCCATCCAAATGTTGTCACTTATACGTCTTTGATTCATGGCCTCTACAATTGTGGCAAGTGGGAGGAGGCTCGAGAAATGCTGAGAGAAATGTTCGATAGTGGTGTTTCACCAAATGTTTGTACATTCACTGTGCTTGTGGATGCCCTTACCGATAAAGGAATGGCAAGAGAAGCAGAGGAGGTACTTGAATTCATGATAGAAAGAGGTGTGGATCCTGACGTCGTCATATACAGTGCTGTAATGCAAGGGTATGGTGTCCAAGGCCGAATGGATGAAGCAAAGAGAGTGTTTGATACCATGGTGAATAGGGGCCTCCAGCCTAACATCATCAGCTATAACATTCTAATCTATGGGTATTGCGAGAACATGAACTTAGACGAGGCCATCAATTTCTTCCGAGAAATCCCTCAAAGGGGTTTGAAGCCTGACCTTGTAACTTTTACCTCTATGTTCAAGGGTCTCTTTCGGGTTGGTGAATATGCAGTTGCTCAAGAACTACTGAATGAGATGGAACTTGCCGGCCTAACTCCCAGTGACAAAACTTATGGTATGTTGTTGGATGGGCTTTGCAAGACCGGGCATATTGATGAAGCATTGTTGTTATTTCACATGATTGAAAACAGAGGTTGTCTCAATGTCGTTATGTACAATATCCTCATTGATGCATTATGCAAGAATAAGAAACTTGATAATGCAAGGGATCTTTTTATTAAACTTTCTTCCCAGGGGTTACAACCTGATTTTATTACATATGATATCATGATACGTGGTCTTCGCCAAGAAGGATTTTTCGATGAAGCTAAAGAGTTGTCTGTGAAAATGGAGCAGAATGGTTTCTTGCCTGATATTGGTGATTACAAGTCTATCATATGA